The Hugenholtzia roseola DSM 9546 DNA window CCGAAATTTTTGAAGAAGAAGAACTTTAAAAAAATATTAAACAACATCAAAAATTATGAAATACATCACCGACATCAACGATTTAGACCTAAACGGCACTTATACATACGCCGACTATCTTACTTGGCGTTTCGAGCAGAGCGTCGAACTTATCAAGGGTAAGATTTTTAAAATGTCGCCTGCGCCGAGCAGGAAGCACCAGAAAATATCAGGAAAGTTATATGTTAAGGTCTTTATGGCTTTCCAAAAAAATGCTTGTGAGGTTTATTCCGCCCCCTTCGATGTGCGCCTTTTGGATAAGAAAAAATCTTTGAAGGCAAACACAGAAATTTATACCGTTGTGCAGCCTGATATTTGCGTGATTTGCGATAAAAGTAAATTAGATGAGCGCGGTTGTATCGGTGCGCCCGATTTGATTATCGAAATCCTTTCGCCCGGTAATTCGAAAAAAGAAATGAGAACCAAGTATGCACTCTACGAAGAAAGTGGCGTAAAAGAATATTGGGTTCTCTATCCGTCTGAACACGTTTTGCAGCAATATATTTTAAATGAAAATGAAAAATATGAGCTAAAAAATAATTTTGCAGAAGACGAAATTTTTAACTCCCACATTTTCTCCGACCTGCAAATTGATTTATCCGAAATTTTTGAAGAAGAAGAAGAAGAAGAATTTTGAAAAGCTAAAAAATCAATTTCCCACTGCTTCGCAGTTTATCCGACACCTTCAAATCAGGATTTCCCGCTACATGAATCTTCACATTCGGAATATCCAAAAGCGTATCAGGCAGCACCTGAAGTGGGTTATTTTCTAAACTAAGACTTTTTAAAGAGCTGATTTGTCCGATTTCCTTCGGCAAAGTTTCGAGTAGGTTGTTGCTAAGATTGAAGTATTCCAAATTTTTTAGCTCGCCGATTTGAGTTGGAAGGTGGCTTATCTTGTTTTCTCTAAGCCATAAATAACACAATTCGCTCATTTCCGAGAGCGTAGCGGGCAGGGTAGTGAGTTGATTTTTTATGGCATCAATGCGCCGCACCTTTTTGAGTTTTCCTATTTCTTTGGGTAGATTTATGAGTTGATTTTTCGCTAAATCTAATGTTTCTAAAAATTCTAACTCGCCAATTTGGGTAGGCAGCGTTTGGAGTTGGTTTTTTTCTAAATTCAAAGTATGCAATAATTTGAGTTTTCCTATTGCTGGCGGAAGTGCCGTAAGTTGATTGTTTTCCAAATGTAAAGATTTCAGGTTTCGCAATTCGCCTATTGCTGGCGGAAGTGCCGTAAGTTGATTGTTTTCCAAATGTAAAGATTTCAGGTTTTGCAATTCGCCTATTTCTGGCGGCAACGTTTTGAGTTTGCCGTTGTGTAATTTAAACGATTCTAACTGAACTAATTGCTTTATTTGAGGCGAAATCGTGTCAAAAAGATTTCCCCCTAAGACCAATGATACTAAGTTTTGACATTGACAAACCTCTATCGGAAACTCGGTGAATGAATTTGCACCCAAATACAAATATTCCAAGTTTTTTAGCTGTGCAATTTCAGCAGGAATCACACGAAGCGCGTTGTAGTTGAGTAGAAGGCATCTCAACTTTTTTAGTATTTTTATTTGTGATGGAATATAAGTCAGTTTTTTTCCTTGAATTTCTAACCCGTCCAGCATCAAAGGATTTTCCACATCAGGCAAATATTCCCACACCCATTCTAAGACGATTTTATAGTCTTCTAATGAATTTTGATAATTATTTTCAAACTCATTTTGACAGTTTTGAGCCAATTCCAAAGCCAACAAAACATTTGTTTTGTCGTCGCTTTCTAAAAGTTCGATGATTTTTTGAAGTTCGGTATCAGGCATCACTTAGGCTATTTTTTTTTAATTTGATTCAGAATCTTGACCCAATCCTCCTCTGTGGGCAGTTGGTCTTTGAGCGTATGGGGGATTTTTTTAGTGAGCTGATAGGAGGCTACTCCCATCGGCTTGCTCACGTCGCGCAGGGCGTATTCTACCACTACATCATTCTTAGATTTGCAGAGAAGCAGTCCGATGCTGGGCTGGTCGCTGTCTTGTTTGAGCAAATCATCTACTGCCGAAAGGTAGAAATTGAGTTTTCCTACATATTCAGGCTTGAAATCATCTATTTTTAGTTCTACTACTACAAAACATTTGAGCTTAAAATGGTAAAAAAGCAAGTCTAAATAAAAATCTTGTCCGCCTACTTCCAAGTGGTATTGCCTTCCTACATACGAAAAACCCTTGCCCAAAGCCAATAGAAAATCGGTTACATTTTGGGTAATTTCCTTTTCAAAATCTTTTTCCCTGAATTTGTCGTTTTGTGCAATAAATTCAAAAATGTACTCATCTTTGAATAATTGCGCCGCTAATTCCGACTGCGGTTTGGGCAAAAAATGCTCAAAATTGTTGGGTAGCGTGCCGAATTGCGCATGTGCTTGCAAATCAATTTGGTGCATCAAAACGCGCTTAGACCACCCCTGTTCCACCGATTTTAAGATGTACCAAAGGCGCGTTTTTTGGTCCTTGAATTTGTCTAAAATAATGACGTGATGCGTCCAGCTTAATTGTGCAGCCACTGGCTGCACAAATTCAAAATCGGGATACGCAAGGGCGAACTTTTGCATATTTTTCAAGTTT harbors:
- a CDS encoding Uma2 family endonuclease is translated as MKYITDINDLDLNGTYTYADYLTWRFEQSVELIKGKIFKMSPAPSRKHQKISGKLYVKVFMAFQKNACEVYSAPFDVRLLDKKKSLKANTEIYTVVQPDICVICDKSKLDERGCIGAPDLIIEILSPGNSKKEMRTKYALYEESGVKEYWVLYPSEHVLQQYILNENEKYELKNNFAEDEIFNSHIFSDLQIDLSEIFEEEEEEEF
- a CDS encoding leucine-rich repeat domain-containing protein: MPDTELQKIIELLESDDKTNVLLALELAQNCQNEFENNYQNSLEDYKIVLEWVWEYLPDVENPLMLDGLEIQGKKLTYIPSQIKILKKLRCLLLNYNALRVIPAEIAQLKNLEYLYLGANSFTEFPIEVCQCQNLVSLVLGGNLFDTISPQIKQLVQLESFKLHNGKLKTLPPEIGELQNLKSLHLENNQLTALPPAIGELRNLKSLHLENNQLTALPPAIGKLKLLHTLNLEKNQLQTLPTQIGELEFLETLDLAKNQLINLPKEIGKLKKVRRIDAIKNQLTTLPATLSEMSELCYLWLRENKISHLPTQIGELKNLEYFNLSNNLLETLPKEIGQISSLKSLSLENNPLQVLPDTLLDIPNVKIHVAGNPDLKVSDKLRSSGKLIF
- a CDS encoding PDDEXK nuclease domain-containing protein — encoded protein: MQPQHYTEFLEELRSLVLQSKTKALLQVNQELLFLYWNIGKKIIAQQQEKGWGAKVVQNLAQDLSASFPDMKGFSLRNLKNMQKFALAYPDFEFVQPVAAQLSWTHHVIILDKFKDQKTRLWYILKSVEQGWSKRVLMHQIDLQAHAQFGTLPNNFEHFLPKPQSELAAQLFKDEYIFEFIAQNDKFREKDFEKEITQNVTDFLLALGKGFSYVGRQYHLEVGGQDFYLDLLFYHFKLKCFVVVELKIDDFKPEYVGKLNFYLSAVDDLLKQDSDQPSIGLLLCKSKNDVVVEYALRDVSKPMGVASYQLTKKIPHTLKDQLPTEEDWVKILNQIKKK